Proteins from a single region of Aquirhabdus parva:
- a CDS encoding TonB-dependent siderophore receptor — MGVDMRLLSFTLTTLAACVAQQLYAADSVTSEQTLNTITVTATREESTTEKSKSYIVKKSSSATKLDISTKETPQTINVITRQQMEDFGLNNAKAALAATPGIIVQNQETDRTSYSSRGSEISSFQIDGLGMPYDGYNYQNGDIDTFIYDRVEVIKGANGLTASLGDPGATVNFIRKRPTKEFQASAGISYGSWDTKRIEGDISGTLNDAGTVRGRLVAAGQQGDSYLDHYSSKKNIFSGILEADLTDSTLLTVGHYEQRNQPKGNNWGALPLLNTDGQQLSYARSYNPVPEWAKWDKTTKNSFIELKQKLADDWVLNATYNYIKSDENSALVYYYGAPDQSGKGVSILPSAYTDHQTQQLADINLKGSFPLFGYSHELVVGASWSKNKEKQASADADSIPEFNWYTWNGQFAQPHFIPNNTASSTADYVQEMKTAYAATRLHLNEDLRLLLGVNYTQASNAGNNYGSKTDYDQSKTMPYVGVTYNLTPNYTAYASYSTIFRPQSGLDTHGNALAPVEGTAYEAGLKGSWLKDRLTGSIALFNTKQNNYPLRASDSASIIRRYSVGDLNTKGYEVDLAGKVTENINLIFGFTQISMKDDTSGDKARTYLPSRIFNVLATYQIPVLPALKVGAGLTWQDKTYQDIVSTAYVGGEAVPFAGTIRQSSYALVNVMASYEVNNHISIQANGNNITNKKYLNSFPDGEGFYGAPANYTVGMTFKY; from the coding sequence ATAGGAGTAGATATGCGTCTTTTAAGTTTTACCCTCACCACGCTTGCCGCGTGCGTGGCCCAGCAGCTCTATGCTGCAGATTCCGTGACGTCCGAGCAAACGCTGAATACCATTACGGTAACGGCTACACGTGAAGAAAGCACTACGGAAAAAAGTAAGTCTTATATCGTCAAGAAAAGCTCAAGTGCGACCAAGCTCGATATTTCGACTAAAGAAACGCCACAAACAATCAATGTGATTACCCGTCAGCAAATGGAAGACTTTGGCTTAAATAATGCCAAAGCTGCACTTGCAGCAACACCCGGCATCATCGTGCAAAATCAGGAAACGGATCGTACCAGCTATAGTTCGCGTGGTTCAGAAATATCTAGTTTTCAAATAGATGGTTTGGGGATGCCATACGATGGTTATAACTATCAAAATGGAGATATTGATACCTTTATCTATGATCGCGTTGAGGTTATCAAAGGCGCCAATGGTTTAACCGCTTCGCTCGGTGATCCGGGGGCGACGGTGAACTTTATTCGTAAGCGACCGACTAAAGAATTTCAAGCGTCGGCAGGCATCAGTTACGGCTCTTGGGATACTAAGCGTATAGAAGGCGATATTTCGGGCACGTTAAATGATGCGGGAACCGTCCGTGGTCGCTTAGTTGCAGCGGGTCAGCAAGGCGATTCTTATCTCGATCATTATTCATCGAAAAAGAATATTTTTTCAGGGATACTTGAGGCAGATTTGACTGACAGTACGCTCTTGACCGTAGGGCACTATGAGCAGCGTAATCAGCCGAAAGGTAATAATTGGGGTGCTTTGCCATTGCTGAATACTGATGGTCAGCAATTGAGTTATGCCCGTTCTTATAATCCCGTTCCAGAGTGGGCGAAGTGGGATAAAACTACTAAAAATAGTTTTATTGAACTCAAGCAGAAGCTGGCAGATGATTGGGTGTTGAATGCCACCTATAACTATATCAAAAGCGATGAGAACAGTGCGCTGGTCTACTACTACGGGGCGCCTGATCAAAGTGGTAAGGGCGTGTCGATACTGCCATCCGCCTATACCGATCATCAAACACAACAACTTGCTGATATTAACCTCAAAGGCAGCTTCCCTCTTTTTGGATATAGTCATGAGTTAGTCGTTGGCGCAAGCTGGTCGAAGAACAAAGAGAAGCAAGCTTCTGCTGACGCGGATAGTATTCCAGAGTTTAACTGGTATACATGGAATGGTCAGTTTGCCCAACCGCACTTTATTCCGAATAATACCGCTAGTTCGACAGCCGATTACGTACAGGAAATGAAGACAGCCTATGCCGCGACGCGCTTACATTTAAACGAAGATTTGAGGTTATTGCTGGGTGTGAATTATACCCAAGCGTCTAATGCAGGGAACAATTATGGTAGCAAGACCGACTATGATCAGTCTAAGACCATGCCTTATGTCGGGGTCACCTACAATCTCACCCCAAATTACACGGCATATGCGAGTTATAGCACGATCTTTAGACCGCAGTCTGGGCTTGATACCCATGGCAATGCGCTTGCACCTGTAGAAGGTACTGCCTATGAAGCGGGTCTGAAAGGCAGTTGGCTGAAAGATCGTTTGACTGGCTCGATAGCACTCTTTAACACCAAGCAAAACAACTATCCACTCAGAGCCTCTGACTCTGCATCCATTATCAGAAGATACAGTGTCGGGGATCTCAATACCAAGGGTTATGAAGTTGATTTAGCTGGGAAGGTAACTGAAAACATAAATCTGATATTTGGCTTTACTCAGATCAGTATGAAAGATGACACCTCAGGGGACAAAGCGCGTACCTACTTACCATCCCGAATCTTCAATGTCCTAGCGACTTATCAAATACCCGTATTACCTGCTCTAAAAGTGGGAGCAGGCCTGACATGGCAAGATAAAACCTATCAGGATATTGTCAGTACGGCCTATGTGGGCGGTGAGGCCGTACCATTCGCGGGAACGATTCGCCAGTCCAGCTATGCTTTAGTTAACGTGATGGCGAGTTATGAGGTCAATAATCATATCTCGATACAGGCAAATGGCAATAACATCACCAATAAGAAGTATTTAAACAGCTTTCCAGATGGGGAGGGCTTCTATGGTGCACCTGCCAACTACACGGTAGGGATGACCTTTAAATACTAA
- the secF gene encoding protein translocase subunit SecF — protein sequence MANQTPLNQQAANTDPTETIEQYQHDELVIRFMRFRKPLALLSMLLVIIALGSIMTKGLHLGLDFTGGIAAEVNYTQAVQQTDVQAALTKAGFHDPVVQYLGTQRDLLVRMPAQEKPPTDVSAYIQQAVQLPNNSATVQKVDVVGSQVGSDLYLHSLGAIGLSLLLMMTYVAIRFQFKFAVGAVISLLHVTILTVGAFSVFNWPFDLTVLAAVLALIGYSLNDTIVVFDRIRENFRKIRGASAIEIVDISLTETFRRTVMTVATVALVALAMLFLGGDGLYWFSVALLIGLVVGTYSSVYIATGYAIFMGLSRQDFIVNVKPEFEEEVVVFNDPKARSK from the coding sequence ATGGCTAATCAAACACCATTAAATCAACAGGCTGCCAATACAGATCCAACGGAAACGATTGAGCAATACCAGCACGATGAGCTTGTGATTCGCTTTATGCGGTTCCGTAAGCCGCTGGCGCTGCTGTCTATGCTGCTGGTGATCATCGCTCTTGGGTCTATTATGACCAAAGGTCTGCATCTGGGTCTCGACTTCACCGGCGGTATTGCGGCAGAAGTCAACTATACCCAAGCCGTGCAACAAACAGACGTTCAAGCTGCGCTAACCAAAGCGGGTTTTCATGATCCAGTGGTCCAGTACTTAGGGACACAGCGAGACTTGCTCGTGCGTATGCCTGCACAAGAGAAACCGCCAACGGATGTTTCAGCGTATATCCAACAAGCAGTGCAACTGCCAAACAACAGTGCCACCGTACAAAAAGTAGATGTAGTCGGCTCCCAAGTGGGTAGTGACTTGTACCTCCACTCACTGGGCGCAATTGGTCTGTCATTACTACTGATGATGACTTATGTTGCGATCCGCTTTCAGTTTAAGTTCGCTGTCGGTGCGGTCATTTCATTGTTGCATGTAACAATACTGACTGTAGGGGCGTTCTCGGTCTTCAACTGGCCCTTTGACCTCACCGTTTTGGCCGCAGTTCTGGCCTTGATCGGTTACTCACTGAATGACACGATCGTGGTATTTGACCGTATTCGCGAAAACTTCCGTAAGATTCGTGGAGCCAGTGCCATTGAGATTGTTGATATCTCTTTGACTGAGACCTTCCGTCGTACAGTGATGACCGTTGCAACTGTTGCCTTGGTTGCATTGGCCATGTTGTTCTTGGGCGGTGATGGCCTGTATTGGTTCTCTGTTGCCTTGCTCATTGGATTGGTCGTGGGTACCTACTCATCGGTCTATATCGCGACGGGCTATGCCATCTTTATGGGTTTAAGCCGTCAGGACTTTATTGTCAATGTTAAACCTGAGTTTGAAGAAGAAGTTGTGGTCTTCAACGACCCTAAAGCGCGTAGCAAATAA
- a CDS encoding SfnB family sulfur acquisition oxidoreductase, whose translation MAPRLLKTRIITTDQEALDAAQKVAEFAKLDAQQNDQNRVLPWKAVEKFTTLGLGGIRIPKQYGGARVSHKTLADVFRIISKADPSVGQIPQNQISLLNGIEIMGTEEQKRLIFAGILHGKRLSNGGPERNTKTSLLIDTQLEQHGDHYTVTGKKFYSTGALFAHWVAIKAMNATGEVVLTIIERGTHGLQIIDDWNGFGQRTTASGTVVLDHTPVIEELIFNEQLLGQIPSIRGAFSQLIQVAIDVGIAEAALEDTIGFIRTRARPWMDAQVDQASLEPYLIAEVGRLKLKLNAAISVLDDAASLLDAFDLLDTVTETQAAEASIAVAEAKVLANNICLLASEKLFELSGSRATLAEFNLDRHWRNARVHTLHDPVRWKIHAIGDYYLNNHLPARHVWI comes from the coding sequence ATCGCGCCAAGACTATTAAAAACCCGCATCATTACCACGGATCAAGAAGCACTGGACGCCGCCCAAAAGGTGGCAGAATTCGCCAAACTTGATGCCCAGCAGAATGACCAAAATCGAGTCCTTCCTTGGAAAGCTGTCGAGAAATTTACCACCCTTGGACTCGGCGGTATTCGAATCCCTAAACAATATGGCGGCGCGCGTGTTTCCCACAAAACACTTGCAGATGTCTTTAGGATCATCAGCAAAGCAGATCCGTCAGTAGGTCAAATTCCGCAAAATCAAATCAGCCTGCTCAATGGTATCGAGATCATGGGAACTGAGGAGCAAAAACGGCTCATTTTTGCAGGGATTCTACATGGTAAGCGCCTATCCAATGGTGGTCCTGAACGGAATACCAAGACATCACTCCTCATTGACACTCAACTTGAGCAACACGGAGACCACTATACGGTCACAGGTAAAAAATTCTATTCCACTGGCGCTCTCTTCGCACATTGGGTTGCCATAAAAGCCATGAATGCAACGGGTGAAGTCGTGCTCACTATCATTGAACGCGGCACGCATGGCCTGCAGATTATTGACGACTGGAACGGTTTTGGTCAGCGTACAACTGCCAGTGGCACTGTCGTGCTTGATCACACCCCAGTGATTGAAGAGCTCATTTTTAATGAACAGTTATTGGGCCAGATTCCCAGTATTCGCGGAGCATTCTCTCAACTGATTCAAGTCGCTATCGATGTCGGCATTGCCGAGGCTGCATTAGAAGATACGATTGGCTTTATTCGTACCCGAGCCCGTCCATGGATGGATGCCCAAGTGGATCAGGCTTCGCTTGAACCCTACCTCATCGCAGAGGTGGGCCGCCTAAAGCTTAAACTCAATGCCGCAATCAGTGTCTTGGACGACGCTGCCTCCCTACTTGATGCATTTGATCTATTAGATACAGTCACCGAAACCCAAGCGGCCGAAGCGTCAATCGCAGTCGCGGAGGCAAAAGTGCTTGCCAACAACATCTGCTTACTTGCCAGTGAAAAACTCTTTGAGCTATCAGGCAGCCGCGCGACATTAGCGGAATTTAATCTGGATCGACACTGGCGTAATGCCCGTGTACATACCCTACACGATCCCGTGCGCTGGAAGATTCACGCCATCGGCGACTACTACCTAAACAATCACCTGCCTGCTCGCCATGTCTGGATCTAA
- the secD gene encoding protein translocase subunit SecD: protein MRYPAWKYVVILLVLVISTLYALPNLYPDEPAIQITGAKAGSQIDQSVLTQAESALKAANITSHGDSFDGKTALLRVRTSDEQLRAQDVVRRALGDNFVVALNLAQTTPNWLRSIGAAPMKLGLDLRGGVHFLLEVDMSKAIEQRLDTAATDIRRELRSENLIFRTVQQSANGINVVFDQSADRDAATNVLRRKFPDFSIQQLAVGDGFVDALTYTPAKIQEINQYAVGQNLTTLRNRINELGVAEALVQTQGSNRIVVDLPGVQDTAEAKRVLGRTANLEFRMVADEAAGYNGGPVPAGTESFPFKTLDGPPTLLKRQRILTGERVQNAQAGFDNNGSPSVNITLDNAGGKLMNDATRSSVGKLMAVLFIENKQRISYATDPATGKSVETRTPYTEKVVINQATVNSVLGSNFQITGIGSPQESAELALLLRSGALAAPMYFVEERTVGPSLGQANIDKGILSTQVGFAAVALFMLVFYRLFGLIANFALFVNLAMILAIMSAIGAALSLPGIAGIVLTIGIAVDANVLICERIREELRHGAKPITAIVLGYDRAFSTIIDAHVTTLIVAIILFAVGSGPIKGFAVTLSIGIICSLFTAITVTRGAVQLIYGNRRHVTKLSI, encoded by the coding sequence ATGCGTTATCCAGCATGGAAATATGTGGTAATCCTACTGGTTTTGGTAATTAGTACACTGTATGCGCTACCAAACCTTTATCCTGATGAACCCGCGATTCAGATCACAGGCGCTAAAGCAGGCTCGCAAATCGATCAAAGCGTGCTCACTCAAGCCGAATCTGCACTTAAAGCAGCGAACATCACCTCTCATGGCGATAGCTTCGATGGCAAGACGGCCCTACTACGCGTACGTACCAGCGATGAGCAACTTAGAGCGCAAGACGTGGTCCGTCGCGCACTGGGTGATAATTTCGTTGTGGCGTTGAACCTTGCACAAACCACACCGAACTGGTTACGTTCAATTGGTGCAGCGCCCATGAAATTGGGTCTGGACTTACGCGGTGGCGTGCACTTCTTGCTTGAAGTCGACATGTCCAAAGCCATCGAACAGCGCCTTGATACAGCAGCTACAGATATTCGCCGTGAACTGCGTAGTGAAAATCTGATCTTCCGCACTGTGCAACAAAGCGCGAATGGCATTAATGTCGTCTTCGACCAATCTGCGGATCGTGATGCGGCGACCAATGTTTTACGTCGTAAATTCCCCGACTTTAGTATCCAGCAATTGGCTGTGGGTGACGGCTTCGTCGATGCCCTGACCTATACCCCTGCCAAGATTCAGGAAATCAACCAATACGCGGTGGGTCAGAACTTAACGACTCTGCGTAACCGGATTAACGAATTGGGTGTGGCTGAAGCATTGGTTCAAACCCAAGGTAGCAACCGCATCGTGGTGGACTTGCCAGGTGTGCAAGATACCGCTGAAGCGAAACGTGTTCTAGGCCGTACCGCCAATCTTGAATTCCGTATGGTTGCTGACGAAGCGGCAGGTTATAACGGTGGTCCAGTACCAGCGGGTACCGAAAGCTTCCCGTTTAAGACACTGGATGGCCCTCCAACCCTATTAAAACGTCAACGGATTCTGACAGGTGAGCGCGTCCAAAATGCCCAAGCAGGTTTTGATAACAATGGCTCGCCATCCGTTAATATCACTCTGGATAATGCCGGCGGTAAACTGATGAACGATGCTACACGCTCTTCAGTCGGAAAACTAATGGCGGTATTGTTTATTGAAAATAAACAACGCATCAGCTATGCCACAGATCCTGCTACGGGCAAGTCGGTTGAAACCCGTACGCCATACACTGAAAAAGTGGTCATCAACCAAGCGACTGTTAACTCTGTATTAGGATCAAATTTCCAAATCACTGGCATCGGCAGCCCGCAAGAGTCTGCTGAGCTTGCCCTACTCCTCCGCTCTGGTGCCTTGGCTGCGCCAATGTACTTTGTCGAAGAGCGCACGGTCGGTCCATCACTGGGTCAAGCCAACATTGATAAAGGGATATTGTCCACTCAAGTTGGTTTTGCTGCTGTTGCACTGTTTATGCTGGTGTTCTACCGCCTGTTCGGTTTGATCGCAAACTTTGCGCTGTTTGTAAACTTGGCCATGATCCTTGCGATTATGTCTGCGATTGGCGCTGCACTCAGCTTGCCGGGTATTGCGGGTATCGTGTTAACCATCGGTATCGCGGTTGACGCCAACGTCTTGATCTGTGAACGGATACGAGAGGAGTTGCGTCATGGCGCCAAGCCAATCACTGCGATTGTGCTCGGTTATGATCGCGCATTTAGCACCATTATCGATGCGCACGTCACGACTCTTATCGTTGCGATCATTCTGTTTGCTGTAGGCAGTGGACCCATCAAAGGCTTTGCGGTCACCCTGTCTATCGGGATTATCTGCTCGCTCTTTACCGCGATCACAGTAACCCGCGGTGCAGTTCAGTTGATCTATGGTAACCGTCGCCATGTTACAAAACTCAGTATTTAA
- the htpX gene encoding protease HtpX: MLRIGLFLLTNLAVMVVVGIVLSILGVGATHTAGGLNLGNLLVLCFVYGMVGSAISLFLSKPLAKWSTKTQIIEQPSNQAEAWLLQTVNELSQRAGIKMPEVGIFPSYQSNAFATGWNKNAALVAVSTGLLERMNQDELRAVLAHEIGHVANGDMVTLALVQGVVNAFVMFFARIIGNFVDRTVFKNESDSPGIAYFVTSLVMDIVLGIAASAIVMWFSRLREYRADEAGARLAGKSAMINALLRLRQEQELPDQMPAEMKAFAISSGREESFSIAALFHSHPSIEQRVEALQKLNV; this comes from the coding sequence ATGTTGCGGATTGGTCTTTTTTTATTGACTAACCTCGCGGTGATGGTTGTGGTCGGCATAGTGCTTTCCATATTAGGCGTGGGAGCTACGCACACAGCGGGCGGATTAAATTTAGGCAACCTATTGGTCCTGTGCTTTGTATACGGGATGGTCGGTTCTGCCATTTCTCTATTTCTGTCTAAGCCATTAGCGAAATGGAGCACCAAAACACAGATTATTGAGCAACCTTCTAACCAAGCGGAAGCATGGTTATTGCAAACAGTGAATGAATTGTCACAGCGTGCAGGCATCAAAATGCCTGAAGTGGGTATCTTCCCGAGCTATCAATCCAATGCTTTTGCAACAGGTTGGAATAAGAACGCTGCACTTGTCGCAGTGTCGACGGGTTTACTTGAGCGCATGAATCAGGATGAATTACGCGCCGTATTGGCTCACGAGATTGGTCACGTTGCCAATGGCGACATGGTGACACTGGCACTAGTACAAGGTGTGGTTAACGCCTTCGTGATGTTCTTTGCACGCATCATCGGTAACTTTGTTGACCGAACCGTGTTCAAGAATGAAAGTGACAGCCCAGGCATTGCCTACTTTGTCACTAGCCTTGTGATGGACATTGTCCTTGGCATTGCAGCGTCAGCAATCGTCATGTGGTTCTCACGTCTACGTGAGTATCGTGCCGATGAAGCCGGTGCACGTCTGGCGGGTAAATCTGCCATGATCAATGCGCTGCTGCGCCTGCGTCAGGAACAAGAACTCCCTGATCAGATGCCGGCTGAGATGAAGGCCTTTGCCATCAGCTCCGGTCGTGAAGAAAGCTTTAGTATTGCGGCCTTGTTCCACTCACATCCGAGTATCGAACAGCGCGTTGAAGCCTTACAAAAACTCAATGTCTAA
- a CDS encoding DUF2789 domain-containing protein, protein MDILDSYTIENLFAQLGLANSPEAISAFIKGHHLSADVQIADAPFWNEGQLQFIQESLDEDADWAEVVDELNALLHE, encoded by the coding sequence ATGGATATATTAGACAGCTACACCATCGAAAATTTGTTTGCCCAATTAGGATTGGCAAACTCGCCAGAAGCGATTAGTGCGTTTATTAAGGGCCATCACTTATCTGCGGATGTACAGATTGCCGATGCGCCTTTTTGGAATGAAGGGCAGTTGCAATTTATCCAAGAATCATTGGATGAAGATGCGGATTGGGCTGAGGTTGTTGATGAGTTAAATGCATTGCTGCATGAATAA
- a CDS encoding TonB-dependent siderophore receptor encodes MRAAQLFTLTTLALATSPYVQAEDDMTEAGREKTLQTITVIGTKETASSAVKGYVAKRSSAGTKTDTALLEIPQSISVITADQIKDQNAQSISEALRYSAGVTAEPYGVDNRGDYYALRGGSSGSVVLDGLRLPLIGSWGSMHDEPYAFQRVEVIRGPSAVTYGQNPPGGLVNLVSKQPQKTAQHEIVIQGGTNDHRQVAVDFTGPIDQDGTLLYRFVGLTNNSGTQVEYAKVRRDYIAPSLTWLPDSKTKLMIYGQYQKDESGNTNAFLPWAGTRLDAPGSYPKISSRLFIGEPDWDSYGGQRTRIGYSFERKLSDDWTLRQNLRHDNANGHYNTMYADCCGWMGPRPSDRTVNRVWYAGQPTSDVTSADLQLEGKLNFDRLEHTLFFGVDSAQERSTNPSVSGLDPTPFDLYAPVYGRFAEPVADFGVISPTRTTQLGISVQDQIKFDHHWVLVAGLRHDHAKVTVDDSANAGVDESAWSRRFGLVYLADHGLAPYLSYSQSFEALAGTDFYGQTFKPKRGEQYEAGLKWSPIGKPYMVSVATFQLKEKNRLTTDPNNPQNQLQLGEVTVKGFELEGNARYQNLEVLGSYTYTNARDTTGPVKGTQLESIPKHSASLWAKYNFALADVSGFSVGSGVRYLGRNWGEGAVIDVPATTLVDALVSYTQDKWSVSLNAKNLFDKEYVATCLGRGDCWLGTRRSLVGSVSYHW; translated from the coding sequence ATGCGCGCTGCACAATTATTCACGCTGACAACATTGGCTTTGGCCACATCGCCGTATGTGCAGGCTGAGGACGACATGACAGAAGCGGGTCGCGAAAAAACCTTGCAAACGATTACGGTGATTGGAACTAAAGAAACCGCTTCCAGTGCGGTGAAAGGCTATGTTGCCAAGCGGAGTAGCGCAGGGACCAAAACAGATACAGCATTACTTGAAATCCCGCAGTCGATCTCGGTGATTACCGCAGACCAAATCAAGGACCAAAATGCGCAAAGCATATCTGAAGCATTGCGCTACAGCGCTGGAGTAACTGCTGAGCCCTATGGAGTAGATAACCGTGGAGATTACTATGCTTTGCGTGGGGGAAGCTCAGGGTCAGTAGTTTTAGACGGTTTGCGCTTACCGCTGATTGGCTCATGGGGCAGTATGCATGATGAACCCTATGCTTTTCAACGTGTGGAGGTGATTCGAGGGCCATCAGCGGTGACCTACGGGCAAAATCCGCCGGGAGGTCTAGTCAATCTGGTATCCAAGCAGCCTCAAAAGACTGCCCAGCATGAAATTGTGATCCAAGGTGGTACTAATGATCATCGTCAAGTTGCAGTGGACTTTACTGGGCCTATCGATCAAGACGGCACACTGCTGTATCGGTTTGTGGGTTTGACCAATAACAGCGGCACCCAAGTCGAGTATGCCAAGGTCAGACGCGATTATATTGCGCCGTCGCTAACGTGGTTGCCTGACAGTAAAACAAAGCTGATGATTTATGGTCAATATCAAAAAGATGAAAGCGGAAACACCAATGCATTCTTGCCATGGGCGGGTACGCGCCTAGATGCGCCAGGCAGTTATCCGAAGATTTCAAGTCGTTTGTTTATCGGCGAGCCAGATTGGGACAGTTATGGCGGGCAGCGTACGCGTATAGGTTATAGCTTCGAGCGTAAGCTTAGTGATGATTGGACACTCCGCCAGAACCTGCGCCACGATAATGCCAATGGTCACTACAACACGATGTATGCCGATTGCTGTGGCTGGATGGGCCCACGCCCGAGTGATCGTACTGTCAACCGCGTGTGGTATGCGGGTCAACCGACTTCTGATGTGACTTCGGCAGATTTACAGCTCGAGGGAAAGCTGAATTTTGATCGATTAGAACATACACTGTTCTTTGGTGTTGACTCTGCACAGGAGCGGAGTACCAATCCTAGTGTGAGCGGACTTGATCCAACTCCCTTTGATTTATATGCCCCAGTCTATGGTCGCTTTGCTGAACCCGTCGCGGATTTTGGTGTGATTTCGCCGACGCGCACAACACAGTTGGGGATCAGTGTACAAGATCAAATCAAGTTTGATCATCACTGGGTCCTTGTTGCAGGTCTGCGTCATGACCATGCCAAGGTGACGGTGGATGATTCAGCGAATGCTGGGGTGGATGAGAGTGCATGGTCGAGACGCTTTGGCTTAGTGTATTTGGCCGATCATGGACTTGCACCTTATCTCAGTTATAGCCAATCGTTTGAGGCGCTAGCGGGCACCGATTTTTATGGGCAAACCTTTAAGCCCAAACGCGGTGAGCAATATGAAGCCGGCCTGAAATGGTCTCCTATCGGCAAGCCCTACATGGTGTCTGTCGCCACTTTCCAGCTTAAAGAAAAAAACCGTCTAACCACTGACCCCAATAATCCTCAAAACCAGCTCCAGCTTGGTGAAGTCACGGTGAAAGGCTTTGAGCTTGAGGGGAATGCTCGCTATCAGAATCTTGAGGTATTGGGCAGCTATACCTATACCAATGCACGAGATACCACAGGTCCTGTTAAAGGTACTCAGCTTGAATCCATTCCTAAGCATTCTGCTTCACTTTGGGCGAAATATAACTTTGCTTTAGCCGATGTTTCTGGATTTAGCGTTGGTTCAGGAGTCCGCTATCTCGGGCGAAATTGGGGGGAAGGCGCTGTGATCGATGTACCTGCGACTACTTTGGTCGATGCCCTCGTGTCTTACACGCAAGATAAATGGTCAGTTTCACTCAATGCTAAAAATCTCTTTGATAAAGAGTATGTCGCGACCTGTCTGGGTCGTGGGGATTGTTGGTTGGGCACACGCAGAAGTCTGGTGGGTTCAGTGAGCTATCACTGGTAG
- a CDS encoding rRNA pseudouridine synthase yields the protein MTLVPKQEPVRLAKRVSDLMACSRRDAETYIAGGWVLVDGRVVEQPNFMVQDQAVTLHEQANLKPPLPVTILLHKPAGYDFGLTYQLNTTKRRVKTGSDTQAAVAEIDEETKADLIKYDALQFLTLETQEKGDRTGIRPLHSHFHKLTPTLPLESAASGLVIYTQDRSVARKLIDDASRVEQEFIVQVEGVLSEQDLKRLNQGFYHKGVLLPAAKVSWQNENNLRFALKNVQIDQIEQMCQGVGLKVLAMKRIRIGRISMSKLAVGEWRYLLGYERF from the coding sequence ATGACATTAGTCCCCAAACAAGAACCTGTACGTCTCGCCAAGCGGGTCAGTGATTTAATGGCGTGTTCCCGCCGTGATGCGGAAACCTATATCGCAGGCGGCTGGGTTTTGGTGGATGGGCGAGTGGTCGAACAACCCAATTTTATGGTTCAAGATCAAGCGGTGACTTTGCATGAGCAAGCCAACCTAAAACCCCCTCTACCAGTCACGATCTTGCTGCATAAACCCGCGGGTTATGATTTTGGTCTAACGTATCAACTCAATACCACCAAGCGCCGAGTCAAGACCGGTAGTGATACTCAAGCAGCGGTTGCTGAAATCGATGAGGAAACCAAAGCGGATCTGATTAAATACGATGCGTTGCAGTTTTTGACATTGGAGACTCAAGAGAAAGGCGACCGCACTGGCATTCGTCCCCTACATTCCCACTTCCATAAACTGACGCCGACGTTACCGCTGGAAAGTGCTGCGAGTGGCTTGGTGATCTATACCCAAGATCGGAGTGTGGCTCGTAAGCTGATTGATGATGCGAGTCGGGTTGAGCAGGAGTTTATTGTTCAAGTCGAGGGTGTCTTGTCTGAACAAGATTTAAAGCGTTTGAATCAAGGCTTTTATCATAAAGGTGTACTGTTGCCTGCTGCTAAGGTGAGTTGGCAAAATGAAAATAATCTACGCTTTGCGCTTAAAAATGTGCAAATCGATCAGATCGAACAGATGTGCCAAGGCGTTGGGTTAAAAGTACTTGCCATGAAGCGTATTCGTATTGGGCGTATTTCCATGTCAAAACTTGCCGTCGGAGAGTGGCGCTACCTTTTAGGGTACGAGCGATTCTAA